A region from the Salidesulfovibrio onnuriiensis genome encodes:
- a CDS encoding ABC transporter ATP-binding protein, producing MTEPGAQAVSAAGGATPPAVELIGLNKHFGPVHANRDVSISVPRGTVHGIVGENGAGKSTMMAMLYGFYKADSGRIRINGQDVNITSPSDAISRGIGMVHQHFMLVEPFTVLENVILGVERGGMIQGSLNHARKELKRLGEEYGLDVDPDARIRDLSVGLQQRVEILKALYRGAETLILDEPTGVLTPQEADHLFRILDTLRSQGKTVILITHKLREIMAITDNVSVMRRGTMVAHRPTAETSKEELAELMVGRKVLLRVEKGEARPGQCVVSLENVGYTDGMGRERLKDISFSICTGEILGIAGVSGNGQSELLEVLSGIAPVNKGRIMFKGEEIASPGRQTNPQDLRREGIAHVAEDRHRMGMIMDFTAAENTILGYHRDKDINGRVLMDLGKVEARCREHMEKFDVRPPIPNLAASGFSGGNQQKIVLAREMEENPDLLLVGQPTRGVDIGAIEFIHKQLIAMRDAGKAVLLVSVELDEIMSLADRILVMFDGRIIGEVAAKDATEQKLGLMMAGCKNAAEASGGKQ from the coding sequence ATGACAGAACCCGGCGCACAAGCCGTAAGCGCGGCGGGAGGGGCCACCCCTCCCGCCGTTGAGCTTATCGGGCTGAACAAGCATTTCGGTCCCGTTCACGCCAACCGCGACGTGTCCATCTCCGTGCCCAGGGGCACGGTGCACGGCATCGTGGGCGAGAACGGCGCAGGAAAGTCCACCATGATGGCCATGCTCTATGGCTTCTACAAGGCGGACAGCGGCCGCATCCGCATCAACGGCCAGGACGTGAACATCACCAGCCCCTCGGACGCCATTTCGCGCGGCATCGGCATGGTCCACCAGCACTTCATGCTCGTGGAGCCCTTCACCGTGCTGGAGAACGTCATCCTCGGCGTGGAGCGGGGCGGCATGATCCAGGGCTCCCTGAATCACGCCCGCAAGGAACTCAAGCGCCTGGGCGAGGAATACGGCCTGGATGTGGACCCCGACGCCCGCATCCGCGACCTTTCCGTGGGCCTGCAGCAGCGCGTGGAGATCCTCAAGGCCCTGTACCGCGGCGCCGAGACCCTGATCCTGGACGAGCCCACCGGCGTGCTCACCCCGCAGGAGGCGGACCACCTGTTCCGCATCCTGGATACCCTGCGCAGCCAGGGCAAGACCGTCATCCTCATCACCCACAAGCTTCGCGAGATCATGGCCATCACCGACAATGTCTCGGTCATGCGCCGAGGCACCATGGTGGCCCACCGCCCCACAGCCGAAACCTCCAAGGAGGAGCTGGCCGAGCTCATGGTGGGGCGCAAGGTGCTCCTGCGGGTGGAAAAGGGAGAGGCCCGGCCCGGCCAGTGCGTTGTCAGTCTCGAGAACGTCGGCTACACCGACGGCATGGGGCGGGAGCGCCTCAAGGACATCAGCTTTTCCATCTGCACCGGGGAGATTCTCGGCATTGCGGGCGTGTCCGGCAACGGCCAGTCCGAGCTGCTCGAGGTCCTCTCCGGCATCGCCCCGGTCAACAAGGGGCGCATCATGTTCAAGGGCGAGGAGATCGCCTCCCCGGGCAGGCAGACCAACCCGCAGGACCTGCGCCGCGAGGGCATCGCCCACGTGGCCGAGGACCGGCACCGCATGGGCATGATCATGGACTTCACCGCGGCCGAGAACACCATCCTGGGCTACCACCGGGACAAGGACATCAACGGCCGCGTGCTCATGGACCTGGGCAAGGTCGAGGCCCGCTGCCGGGAGCACATGGAGAAATTCGACGTGCGTCCGCCCATTCCGAACCTCGCGGCCTCGGGCTTTTCCGGCGGCAACCAGCAGAAGATCGTGCTGGCCCGCGAGATGGAGGAGAACCCGGACCTGCTGCTGGTGGGCCAGCCCACGCGCGGCGTGGACATCGGAGCCATCGAATTCATCCACAAGCAGCTCATCGCCATGCGCGACGCGGGCAAGGCCGTGCTGCTCGTCTCCGTGGAACTGGATGAGATCATGTCCCTTGCCGACCGCATCCTGGTCATGTTCGACGGCAGGATCATCGGCGAGGTGGCGGCCAAGGACGCCACCGAGCAGAAGCTCGGACTCATGATGGCCGGGTGCAAAAACGCGGCTGAGGCCTCGGGAGGAAAACAGTAA
- a CDS encoding BMP family lipoprotein gives MVHKLMRVFFAAVLMTLLAGSAFAAGPLKAALIYDMGGKFDKSFNEAAYKGAEMFRKEFGDKYRDFEPTNETQYEQAIRRFASRGTDIIVVVGFSYQGVLEKLAPEFPDTKFVIIDSEVKQPNVQSIQFKEHEGSFLVGMLAAMKAKGDTVGFVGGMDVPLIRKFHLGYEEGVKYVKPGAKVLMNMTGTTPSAWADPIRAGELARGQMDRGAEVIYAAAGSSGNGVLQACADAGKFSIGVDSNQNYLHPGSVLTSMVKRVDLAVYDALKAAKNGSFKGGLLLLGLKEKGVDWAYDEYNKSLITDEMKAKVEEAKAKIISGEIKVTNYFDIMDK, from the coding sequence ATGGTCCACAAACTGATGCGTGTTTTTTTTGCTGCTGTCCTCATGACCCTGCTGGCCGGTTCGGCCTTTGCCGCAGGCCCTCTCAAGGCCGCCCTCATCTATGACATGGGCGGAAAGTTCGACAAGTCCTTCAACGAAGCAGCCTACAAGGGCGCTGAAATGTTCCGCAAGGAATTCGGCGACAAGTACCGCGACTTCGAACCCACCAACGAAACCCAGTACGAACAGGCCATCCGCCGTTTCGCCTCCCGGGGCACCGATATCATCGTGGTCGTCGGCTTCTCCTACCAGGGCGTTCTCGAAAAGCTGGCCCCGGAATTCCCGGACACCAAGTTCGTGATCATCGACAGCGAGGTCAAGCAGCCCAACGTGCAGTCCATCCAGTTCAAGGAGCATGAAGGTTCCTTCCTGGTGGGCATGCTGGCGGCCATGAAGGCCAAGGGCGACACCGTCGGCTTCGTGGGCGGCATGGACGTTCCCCTGATCCGCAAGTTCCACCTCGGCTACGAGGAAGGCGTCAAGTACGTGAAGCCGGGCGCCAAGGTGCTCATGAACATGACCGGCACCACCCCGTCCGCCTGGGCCGACCCGATCCGCGCAGGCGAGCTGGCGCGCGGCCAGATGGACCGCGGCGCCGAAGTGATCTACGCCGCAGCCGGCAGCTCCGGCAACGGCGTGCTCCAGGCCTGTGCCGACGCCGGCAAGTTCTCCATCGGCGTGGACAGCAACCAGAATTACCTGCATCCGGGCAGCGTGCTGACCTCCATGGTCAAGCGCGTGGACCTGGCCGTGTACGACGCCCTGAAGGCCGCCAAGAACGGCAGCTTCAAGGGCGGCCTCCTGCTCCTGGGCCTCAAGGAAAAGGGCGTGGACTGGGCCTACGACGAATACAACAAGTCCCTGATCACCGACGAAATGAAGGCCAAGGTGGAAGAAGCCAAGGCCAAGATCATTTCCGGCGAAATCAAGGTTACCAACTACTTCGACATCATGGACAAGTAG